The Georgenia sp. TF02-10 genome window below encodes:
- a CDS encoding TIGR03620 family F420-dependent LLM class oxidoreductase, which translates to MTSPQHPLGSYGVWVRRPDLTPDLATRIERLGYGTLWVGGSPGAGLEEAAAALAATERITVATGIVNIWRADAAETARSFRRLEQDHPGRFLLGLGSGHPEADKARRAPLAAMADYLDVLDAEGVPAHRRVLSALGPKMLRLAADRAAGSHPYLTVPAHTAWAREVLGPGAVLAPEVMVIGETDSTRARATGRQMLGGYLGMSNYTSTMLRWGFTPEDLADGGSDRLVDELTRWGAPAQLAAGLRAHLDAGASHVCAQVLPVGADQAPTLEALAAELFAR; encoded by the coding sequence ATGACCAGCCCCCAGCACCCCCTCGGCAGCTACGGCGTCTGGGTCCGCCGCCCGGACCTGACCCCCGACCTCGCCACCCGGATCGAGCGGCTCGGGTACGGCACCCTGTGGGTCGGCGGCTCCCCCGGAGCGGGCCTGGAGGAGGCCGCCGCCGCGCTCGCCGCGACCGAGCGGATCACCGTCGCGACCGGGATCGTCAACATCTGGCGCGCGGACGCCGCCGAGACGGCCCGGTCCTTCCGCCGGCTCGAGCAGGACCACCCCGGGCGGTTCCTGCTCGGCCTCGGCAGCGGCCACCCGGAGGCCGACAAGGCCCGCCGCGCCCCGCTGGCCGCCATGGCGGACTACCTCGACGTGCTCGACGCCGAGGGCGTGCCCGCCCACCGGCGGGTCCTCTCCGCGCTCGGCCCGAAGATGCTCCGCCTCGCCGCCGACCGTGCCGCCGGCAGCCACCCGTACCTCACCGTGCCCGCGCACACGGCCTGGGCGCGGGAGGTCCTCGGGCCGGGCGCCGTGCTGGCTCCCGAGGTCATGGTCATCGGCGAGACCGACAGCACCCGGGCGCGGGCCACCGGCCGCCAGATGCTCGGCGGGTACCTGGGCATGTCGAACTACACCAGCACGATGCTGCGGTGGGGGTTCACGCCGGAGGACCTGGCCGACGGCGGCAGCGACCGGCTCGTCGACGAGCTCACCCGGTGGGGCGCACCCGCGCAGCTCGCGGCCGGCCTGCGGGCGCACCTGGACGCCGGCGCCTCGCACGTCTGCGCCCAGGTGCTCCCGGTCGGCGCGGACCAGGCCCCGACGCTCGAGGCGCTCGCCGCGGAGCTGTTCGCCCGCTGA
- a CDS encoding MIP/aquaporin family protein gives MTEDRRRGGLRGEAGRVVESRAALGGWHPVEWLCELVGTGGQLFLAFVVVAALESPLSPLTAAIPNPTVRLALIGLMIGLLAALVAVSPLGRRSGAHLNPAVTIGFWARGSTHVHDLLGYVAAQVVGAVLGALAFGAVMGEWARTAGYARTELGPGVSAWRAFGIEVAITFLLVLAVLLMTSSHRTARWTPAVIALALTVLVPVGGPPTGASMNPARTLGPDVASGTYPALWVYLLGPALGAVLAALAYPLLAAGRRVLTAKVFLDERYHDVHAVHRPPTPAGDDAPG, from the coding sequence ATGACCGAGGACCGCCGCCGCGGCGGCCTGCGCGGCGAGGCCGGGCGCGTCGTCGAGTCCCGCGCCGCGCTCGGGGGCTGGCACCCGGTGGAGTGGCTGTGCGAGCTGGTCGGGACCGGCGGGCAGCTGTTCCTCGCGTTCGTCGTGGTGGCCGCCCTGGAGAGCCCGCTGTCGCCGCTGACCGCCGCGATCCCCAACCCGACCGTGCGGCTGGCCCTCATCGGCCTGATGATCGGCCTGCTCGCCGCGCTGGTCGCCGTGTCACCGCTCGGCCGGCGCAGCGGCGCCCACCTGAACCCCGCGGTGACCATCGGGTTCTGGGCCCGCGGCAGCACGCACGTGCACGACCTGCTGGGCTACGTCGCCGCCCAGGTGGTGGGGGCCGTGCTCGGCGCGCTGGCGTTCGGGGCGGTCATGGGCGAGTGGGCCCGGACCGCCGGCTACGCCCGCACCGAGCTGGGCCCGGGCGTCAGCGCCTGGCGCGCCTTCGGCATCGAGGTGGCGATCACCTTCCTCCTCGTGCTCGCCGTCCTGCTCATGACCTCCTCGCACCGGACCGCGCGGTGGACCCCGGCGGTGATCGCCCTCGCCCTGACCGTCCTCGTCCCGGTGGGCGGCCCGCCCACCGGGGCGAGCATGAACCCGGCCCGGACCCTGGGCCCGGACGTGGCCAGCGGCACCTACCCGGCCCTGTGGGTCTACCTGCTCGGCCCCGCGCTGGGGGCCGTGCTGGCCGCGCTGGCCTACCCGCTCCTCGCGGCCGGCCGGCGGGTCCTGACCGCCAAGGTGTTCCTCGACGAGCGCTACCACGACGTCCACGCCGTGCACCGGCCGCCGACCCCGGCGGGCGACGACGCCCCCGGCTGA
- a CDS encoding sugar phosphate isomerase/epimerase translates to MPFPYGVSEFTTQPWSFEEDVAGYADLGVAAIEVCEVKLDPARADEQLGRVQAAGLTVSSVQATVRTVLPSASQPKPPDRADRLAAFRASVERIAPYAPGAAFVTNTGPAPGGNMAEALDRVVADHKELAAVAADNGVRIALEPLNPVSLNQETAIWTYRQALDVVEAVGRDEVGICLDLWNLWQDPDLVNGVQAAPDRVFLLQASDWRTPRSGMDRRSVGTGEIPTGRLLHAVYDAGYRGPCVVEIFSQGVPDSLYDTDLRELVRANRAGLEQAWQQA, encoded by the coding sequence ATGCCGTTCCCCTATGGGGTCAGCGAGTTCACCACCCAGCCGTGGAGCTTCGAGGAGGACGTGGCCGGCTACGCCGACCTCGGCGTCGCGGCGATCGAGGTCTGCGAGGTCAAGCTCGACCCGGCCCGGGCCGACGAGCAGCTGGGCCGGGTGCAGGCGGCGGGGCTGACGGTCAGCTCGGTCCAGGCGACCGTCCGCACGGTGCTGCCCTCCGCCAGCCAGCCGAAGCCGCCCGACCGGGCGGACCGGCTGGCCGCGTTCCGTGCCTCGGTGGAGCGGATCGCGCCCTACGCCCCGGGCGCGGCCTTCGTCACCAACACCGGCCCGGCGCCCGGCGGGAACATGGCCGAGGCCCTCGACCGGGTGGTCGCCGACCACAAGGAGCTGGCCGCCGTCGCCGCCGACAACGGCGTCCGGATCGCGCTGGAACCGCTCAACCCCGTCTCGCTGAACCAGGAGACGGCGATCTGGACCTACCGGCAGGCCCTCGACGTCGTCGAGGCGGTGGGCCGGGACGAGGTCGGCATCTGCCTGGACCTGTGGAACCTGTGGCAGGACCCCGACCTGGTGAACGGGGTGCAGGCCGCCCCGGACCGGGTCTTCCTGCTCCAGGCCAGCGACTGGCGCACCCCGCGCTCCGGGATGGACCGCCGGAGCGTGGGCACCGGGGAGATCCCCACCGGGCGGCTGCTGCACGCGGTCTACGACGCCGGCTACCGCGGTCCGTGCGTGGTGGAGATCTTCTCCCAGGGCGTGCCGGACTCGCTCTACGACACCGACCTGCGCGAGCTGGTCCGGGCCAACCGCGCCGGCCTGGAGCAGGCGTGGCAGCAAGCATGA
- a CDS encoding alpha/beta fold hydrolase: MPHVETSDGIRLHYTERGSGRPLVMIHGWTFSGRFFDQNAEVLAEHARVITLDLRGHGDSDKPAHGYRVARLAKDLFDLLEALDLREVTVLGWSLGCPVIWSYLELFGTHRLAQAVLVEQSPRQYIGVDWKFPHASSFDDAGLATLQAQTAADPAGGDRQQIQTIMLTEPSAEQRELFLAEMAKSPPSARNAIMADHTRADWRDLLPTLDLPTLVLVARQDRVFDWRGPAWVGEHVPGARTVFFESSSHALFLDEPDKFNQVVADFLAGAS, encoded by the coding sequence ATGCCACACGTCGAGACCAGTGACGGCATCCGGCTGCACTACACCGAGCGCGGCTCCGGCCGGCCGTTGGTGATGATCCACGGCTGGACGTTCAGCGGCCGATTCTTCGACCAGAACGCCGAGGTGCTCGCCGAGCACGCCCGGGTGATCACCCTGGACCTGCGCGGCCACGGCGACTCCGACAAGCCCGCCCACGGCTACCGGGTCGCCCGGCTGGCCAAGGACCTGTTCGACCTGCTCGAGGCCCTCGACCTGCGCGAGGTCACCGTGCTCGGCTGGTCCCTGGGCTGCCCGGTGATCTGGAGCTACCTGGAGCTGTTCGGCACCCACCGCCTGGCCCAGGCCGTGCTCGTCGAGCAGAGCCCCCGGCAGTACATCGGCGTGGACTGGAAGTTCCCGCACGCCAGCAGCTTCGACGACGCCGGGCTGGCCACCCTGCAGGCGCAGACGGCGGCGGACCCGGCCGGCGGGGACCGTCAGCAGATCCAGACGATCATGCTGACCGAGCCCTCCGCGGAGCAGCGCGAGCTGTTCCTCGCCGAGATGGCCAAGTCCCCGCCGTCGGCCCGCAACGCGATCATGGCCGACCACACCCGCGCCGACTGGCGCGACCTGCTGCCCACCCTCGACCTGCCCACCCTGGTGCTCGTGGCCCGGCAGGACCGGGTCTTCGACTGGCGCGGCCCGGCCTGGGTCGGGGAGCACGTGCCCGGCGCCCGGACGGTCTTCTTCGAGAGCTCCAGCCACGCGCTGTTCCTCGACGAGCCGGACAAGTTCAACCAGGTGGTCGCCGACTTCCTGGCCGGTGCGTCATGA
- a CDS encoding class I mannose-6-phosphate isomerase yields MDWYPLRLTTPARPLVFGGHQIARRLGKTGIPDWGLGETWECSDVDGNGAEVTNGPLAGRSLRDLTQAHPDELVGVGWRGERFPVLTKFIDASGALPVHLHADDDAAQRLEGQPHGKTEAWHVLDAAPGATALCGVKAGVTAEELHDALVAQDFDRVLRRLPVRAGETVYVPGGTPHSFGPDTLIYEIEQTSDIQQHAMHWQMQDGSPIPEDQVRANIDTLVQEARLDTRPDFGPGLHVGVDDGVERVFLCAGPYFALERWRAGTAAPLRHTFATAQILTNVGAPVLVRAGDREERLEAAQTLLLPAALGAVEITGPADVLLGYLPDLRRDVLTPLTRAGYPPELVAGLGGPTAPPPG; encoded by the coding sequence GTGGACTGGTACCCGCTGCGCCTGACCACGCCGGCCCGGCCGCTGGTGTTCGGCGGCCACCAGATCGCCCGCCGGCTCGGCAAGACCGGCATCCCGGACTGGGGGCTCGGGGAGACCTGGGAGTGCAGCGACGTCGACGGCAACGGCGCCGAGGTCACCAACGGGCCGCTGGCCGGGCGGTCCCTGCGCGACCTCACCCAGGCCCACCCCGACGAGCTCGTCGGGGTGGGCTGGCGCGGCGAGCGGTTCCCGGTGCTGACCAAGTTCATCGACGCCTCCGGCGCGCTGCCGGTGCACCTGCACGCCGACGACGACGCCGCCCAGCGGCTGGAGGGCCAGCCCCACGGCAAGACCGAGGCCTGGCACGTCCTCGACGCCGCGCCCGGCGCGACGGCGCTGTGCGGGGTGAAGGCCGGCGTCACCGCCGAGGAGCTCCACGACGCGCTGGTCGCGCAGGACTTCGACCGGGTGCTGCGCCGGCTCCCGGTCCGCGCCGGGGAGACCGTCTACGTCCCCGGCGGCACCCCGCACAGCTTCGGCCCGGACACCCTCATCTACGAGATCGAGCAGACCTCGGACATCCAGCAGCACGCCATGCACTGGCAGATGCAGGACGGCTCGCCCATCCCCGAGGACCAGGTCCGGGCCAACATCGACACCCTCGTGCAGGAGGCGCGGCTCGACACCCGGCCCGACTTCGGCCCCGGCCTGCACGTCGGCGTGGACGACGGCGTCGAGCGGGTGTTCCTGTGCGCCGGGCCGTACTTCGCCCTGGAGCGGTGGCGGGCCGGGACCGCCGCCCCGCTGCGGCACACCTTCGCGACGGCGCAGATCCTGACCAACGTCGGCGCACCGGTCCTGGTGCGGGCCGGGGACCGGGAAGAGCGGCTCGAGGCGGCCCAGACGCTGCTGCTGCCCGCGGCCCTGGGCGCCGTCGAGATCACCGGCCCGGCCGACGTCCTGCTCGGCTACCTGCCCGACCTGCGCCGCGACGTGCTGACGCCGCTGACCCGGGCCGGCTACCCGCCCGAGCTCGTCGCCGGGCTCGGCGGACCGACAGCCCCGCCGCCCGGTTGA
- a CDS encoding SDR family oxidoreductase: MSQPPQQQTPPGTTGQMDPKPDHGEESYRGSGRLTDKKVVLTGGDSGIGRAVAIAYAREGADLLISYLDEHEDAAETQKWVEQAGRKAVLVPGDVADPAHCRSIIDRAVQEFGRIDVLVNNAAFQATHQSIEEIPDEEWDRTIAINISAFFHLTKAAVPHMQPGSAIIATTSVNSDTPPPMLLPYNVTKAGIANMAGSLAQMLGSKGIRANSVAPGPIWTPLIPSTMPPEQVESFGKQVPLARPGQPAELAPVYVLLASDEASYVSGARVAVTGGSPIL; this comes from the coding sequence ATGTCCCAGCCCCCCCAGCAGCAGACCCCGCCCGGGACCACCGGGCAGATGGACCCCAAGCCGGACCACGGCGAGGAGAGCTACCGCGGCTCCGGCCGGCTGACCGACAAGAAGGTCGTGCTCACCGGCGGCGACAGCGGCATCGGCCGGGCGGTGGCGATCGCCTACGCCCGCGAGGGCGCCGACCTGCTGATCTCCTACCTCGACGAGCACGAGGACGCCGCCGAGACCCAGAAGTGGGTCGAGCAGGCCGGCCGCAAGGCCGTCCTGGTACCCGGCGACGTCGCCGACCCGGCGCACTGCCGCTCGATCATCGACCGGGCCGTCCAGGAGTTCGGCCGCATCGACGTCCTGGTCAACAACGCCGCCTTCCAGGCCACCCACCAGTCGATCGAGGAGATCCCCGACGAGGAGTGGGACCGCACGATCGCGATCAACATCAGCGCCTTCTTCCACCTGACCAAGGCGGCCGTGCCGCACATGCAGCCCGGGTCCGCGATCATCGCCACCACCTCGGTGAACTCCGACACCCCGCCGCCGATGCTGCTGCCGTACAACGTCACCAAGGCCGGCATCGCGAACATGGCCGGCTCGCTCGCGCAGATGCTCGGCAGCAAGGGCATCCGCGCCAACAGCGTGGCCCCCGGCCCGATCTGGACCCCGCTGATCCCGTCGACCATGCCGCCGGAGCAGGTGGAGAGCTTCGGCAAGCAGGTCCCCCTCGCCCGCCCCGGGCAGCCGGCCGAGCTCGCGCCGGTCTACGTCCTGCTCGCCTCGGACGAGGCCAGCTACGTCTCCGGCGCGCGGGTCGCGGTCACCGGCGGTTCGCCGATCCTCTGA
- a CDS encoding cupin domain-containing protein, with product MIVLTAAGVPRRHQEALYEEQLRVADLSVGTFHIPAGGRDPQQPHTEDEIYVVTGGAARLWTPTQVVDVRAGSVVFVPAGEQHRFVDVTADLTVLVIFGPAEHSRGDGVGLEQTAGLEQSAGREEPARREPAGQGEPAGQEPADRQGIGERR from the coding sequence ATGATCGTGCTGACCGCGGCCGGCGTGCCGCGCCGACACCAGGAGGCGCTGTACGAGGAGCAGCTGCGGGTCGCCGACCTCAGCGTCGGCACCTTCCACATCCCGGCCGGCGGGCGGGACCCGCAGCAGCCGCACACCGAGGACGAGATCTACGTCGTGACCGGCGGTGCCGCCCGGCTGTGGACCCCCACGCAGGTCGTGGACGTGCGGGCCGGCAGCGTCGTCTTCGTCCCCGCCGGGGAGCAGCACCGGTTCGTCGACGTCACCGCGGACCTCACCGTGCTCGTGATCTTCGGGCCGGCGGAGCACTCCCGCGGCGACGGCGTCGGGCTGGAGCAGACCGCCGGGCTGGAGCAGTCCGCCGGGCGGGAGGAGCCCGCCAGGCGGGAGCCGGCCGGGCAGGGGGAGCCCGCCGGGCAGGAGCCGGCCGACCGTCAAGGGATCGGTGAAAGGCGATGA
- a CDS encoding SDR family NAD(P)-dependent oxidoreductase, giving the protein MSHLLVTGGARGIGAAVVRLAVERGFVVSFTYRSDHDAAARLVEETAGRTHAICADVGDPALAPRVVRDAVAALGPVDALVNNAGTTGPLGTFLERTEAETRHVFETNVLGLVAMARAAARAWVAEGRPGVMVNLSSTAAASGAPGEYVEYAASKAAVEALTRGLGRELAPAGIRVVAVAPGSTDTDIHAAAGDPGRPARVARQIPLGRVARPEEIAQVVLFALSPEASYLTATTITVGGGL; this is encoded by the coding sequence ATGAGCCACCTCCTGGTGACCGGTGGGGCCCGCGGCATCGGCGCCGCCGTCGTGCGTCTCGCCGTCGAGCGCGGGTTCGTCGTCTCCTTCACCTACCGGTCCGACCACGACGCCGCCGCCCGGCTCGTCGAGGAGACGGCGGGACGGACGCACGCCATCTGCGCCGACGTCGGGGACCCAGCGCTCGCGCCGCGGGTCGTCCGGGACGCCGTCGCCGCGCTCGGCCCGGTGGACGCGCTGGTGAACAACGCCGGCACCACCGGCCCGCTCGGGACCTTCCTCGAGCGCACCGAGGCGGAGACGCGGCACGTGTTCGAGACCAATGTGCTCGGCCTCGTCGCGATGGCCCGGGCAGCCGCCCGCGCCTGGGTGGCCGAGGGACGGCCGGGCGTCATGGTCAACCTCAGCAGCACCGCCGCGGCCTCCGGGGCCCCGGGGGAGTACGTGGAGTATGCGGCGTCCAAGGCCGCCGTGGAGGCGCTGACCCGCGGGCTGGGCCGCGAGCTGGCCCCGGCCGGGATCCGGGTGGTCGCCGTCGCCCCGGGCAGCACCGACACCGACATCCACGCCGCCGCCGGCGACCCCGGCCGACCCGCCCGGGTCGCCCGCCAGATCCCGCTCGGCCGGGTGGCCCGACCGGAGGAGATCGCCCAGGTGGTGCTGTTCGCGCTGTCCCCGGAGGCCTCCTACCTCACCGCGACCACCATCACCGTCGGTGGCGGACTGTGA
- a CDS encoding maleylpyruvate isomerase N-terminal domain-containing protein: MTAPAGHRARRPEHQAFAAAAAWFAEEAGHAVGRLEEPGLGEWTVRDLVGHTSRALTTVRAYLTTEPGPTELAGPVEYYQRALRASPAQVAQRGREAGAQLGPDLVAPVRTLVTEVTRLVQDAPDDALAATPFGLMRLADYLPTRTFELVVHTCDLAVALGRSPRPPHAAAASALRLAGELAVRGGHADVVLLALTGRRPLPPGFTVLAGGPAVGQEAGGR, from the coding sequence ATGACCGCACCCGCCGGGCACCGCGCCCGGCGCCCCGAGCACCAGGCGTTCGCGGCGGCCGCCGCGTGGTTCGCCGAGGAGGCGGGCCACGCGGTCGGCCGCCTCGAGGAACCGGGCCTGGGCGAGTGGACGGTGCGCGACCTCGTCGGCCACACCAGCCGCGCCCTGACGACGGTCCGCGCCTACCTGACCACCGAGCCCGGCCCGACGGAGCTCGCCGGGCCGGTGGAGTACTACCAGCGGGCCCTGCGGGCCTCGCCGGCCCAGGTGGCGCAGCGTGGTCGGGAGGCCGGCGCTCAGCTCGGTCCGGACCTCGTGGCGCCGGTGCGGACGCTGGTAACGGAGGTCACGCGGCTCGTGCAGGACGCCCCGGACGACGCCCTCGCCGCCACGCCCTTCGGGCTGATGCGCCTGGCGGACTACCTCCCCACCCGGACCTTCGAGCTCGTCGTGCACACCTGCGACCTGGCCGTCGCGCTCGGCCGCTCGCCCCGGCCCCCGCACGCCGCCGCGGCCTCCGCCCTGCGGCTGGCCGGCGAGCTCGCCGTGCGCGGGGGCCACGCCGACGTCGTCCTGCTCGCCCTGACCGGCAGGCGCCCGCTCCCGCCCGGCTTCACCGTCCTGGCCGGCGGGCCGGCCGTCGGCCAGGAGGCCGGAGGGCGCTGA